A section of the Labrus bergylta chromosome 21, fLabBer1.1, whole genome shotgun sequence genome encodes:
- the foxi1 gene encoding forkhead box protein I1 translates to MNAFGHQPSNQQTSPIQHHSAQEILDMAVYCDNYGVYQQNLHHHPQRPPTHPSSYGLGDYTSPSANPYLWLNGPSINSSPYLPGNNGTSYIQSGYGSNQRQFLPPPPTGFGGADLGWLSISSQQELFKMVRPPYSYSALIAMAIQNAQDKKLTLSQIYQYVAENFPFYKKSKAGWQNSIRHNLSLNDCFKKVARDEDDPGKGNYWTLDPNCEKMFDNGNFRRKRKRRSDITGPESTSLPVKSEDSPQNKLSDTASLVSSSPPSLHGSPASTEPKSSPSPSAEHSPCFGSFVSSVNALLAGSGSEVSRGGEREYGSGHHGGLSHSREGGMSGLGSYSPSLISPLNSENNRMNYYTSVQSLTNHFSVNNLIYNREGTEV, encoded by the exons ATGAACGCTTTTGGACACCAACCATCAAACCAGCAGACCAGCCCCATTCAGCACCACAGCGCGCAGGAGATCCTGGACATGGCCGTGTACTGCGACAACTACGGTGTATACCAACAGAACCTCCACCACCACCCTCAGAGGCCGCCAACACATCCCTCCAGCTACGGCCTCGGAGACTACACCTCTCCGTCCGCGAACCCGTACCTGTGGCTGAATGGACCCAGCATCAACTCCTCTCCGTACCTCCCAGGGAACAACGGCACCTCCTACATCCAGTCCGGATACGGGTCCAACCAGAGGCAGTTCTTACCGCCTCCTCCAACCGGGTTTGGTGGAGCAGACCTGGGCTGGCTGTCCATATCCAGTCAGCAGGAACTCTTTAAGATGGTCAGACCACCTTATTCATACTCTGCGCTGATAGCCATGGCCATTCAGAACGCGCAGGACAAAAAGTTAACTCTCAGCCAGATTTATCAGTATGTGGCTGAGAACTTCCCTTTCTACAAGAAGAGCAAAGCTGGATGGCAGAATTCAATCCGTCACAATTTGTCTCTGAACgactgtttcaaaaaagtggcACGGGACGAGGATGACCCTG GTAAAGGAAACTACTGGACGCTGGACCCAAACTGTGAGAAAATGTTCGATAACGGGAACTTCAGgcggaagaggaagaggagatcaGACATCACCGGCCCTGAAAGCACCTCTCTCCCGGTGAAGTCAGAAGACAGCCCGCAAAACAAGCTCTCCGACACCGCCAGCCTCGTCAGCTCCTCCCCGCCCAGTCTGCACGGCTCCCCGGCCTCCACGGAGCCCAAGTCGTCGCCGTCTCCCTCCGCGGAGCACAGCCCGTGTTTCGGCAGCTTCGTGTCCAGCGTGAACGCGCTGCTGGCGGGCAGCGGCAGCGAGGTGTCCCGGGGAGGGGAGCGGGAGTACGGCTCCGGGCATCACGGCGGACTGAGTCACAGCAGAGAGGGGGGCATGTCCGGACTGGGCTCGTACTCGCCCTCATTAATCTCCCCTCTGAACTCTGAAAACAACAGAATGAACTATTACACATCAGTACAGAGCTTGACCAACCATTTCAGTGTGAATAACCTCATATACAACCGGGAAGGAACTGAGGTGTGA